One window from the genome of Paramisgurnus dabryanus chromosome 20, PD_genome_1.1, whole genome shotgun sequence encodes:
- the LOC135786498 gene encoding probable E3 ubiquitin-protein ligase TRIML1 — MEQPNIQDHLIRQKELIKYRLKKLNDKQNEIKSKSSVMRENTVKKYKEMQRVLEEDCRITLSLLEIEETATVHALDDLIDTNCVLLKDIELQLNQGLMDNGIKPVERVTMFDNRVQELLRTTDPGLVKLDEAKSDQLLGLTNNLLLFIRSQIPIAKRLLKSYSTEVILDPTTAHPKLIISSAGDCATFTDVWQDVPEDKGRFDTTLNVLSLQSWDSGRHYWEVDVSEKLYWELGLTYPSISRKGQKEDCWLGRHAESWCLEYFDGDYNAWHGGTAHPLPISTCFRRIGILCSFYGGLVTFLGVDNMTPLYSFCTGTFTDALHLALCPGHDLQGTNAKPIKICQS, encoded by the exons ATGGAGCAACCCAATATCCAGGATCATCTGATTAGACAAAAGGAGTTGATCAAATATAGACTGAAGAAACTGAATGACAAGCAAAATGAAATCAAA TCAAAGTCTTCAGTGATGAGAGAAAACACAGTGAAGAAgtataaagagatgcagagagtTCTGGAGGAGGACTGTAGGATCACTTTATCTCTGCTGGAGATAGAGGAGACAGCTACAGTTCATGCACTGGACGATCTCATTGATACAAACTGTGTCCTTCTCAAAGACATTGAATTGCAACTAAATCAAGGACTGATGGACAATGGCATAAAGCCTGTTGAAAGG GTCACAATGTTTGACAACAG GGTACAGGAACTGCTAAGAACGACAGACCCAGGTCTGGTAAAGCTTGATGAGGCGAAATCAGATCAGCTACTGGGCCTAACCAACAATCTACTGCTGTTTATCCGTTCTCAGATACCTATTGCTAAGAGGTTGCTGAAGAGCT ATTCCACAGAAGTGATTCTAGATCCGACCACTGCCCACCCAAAGCTGATTATTTCATCTGCAGGGGACTGTGCCACTTTTACAGATGTATGGCAGGATGTCCCCGAGGACAAGGGGCGCTTTGACACCACCCTTAACGTTCTTAGCCTTCAGAGCTGGGATTCAGGTCGCCATTATTGGGAGGTCGATGTTAGTGAGAAGTTATACTGGGAGCTGGGTCTCACCTACCCTTCCATCTCAAGAAAAGGTCAAAAGGAGGACTGCTGGTTAGGCCGACATGCTGAGTCCTGGTGTCTGGAGTATTTTGATGGAGACTACAATGCATGGCATGGAGGTACCGCCCATCCTTTACCCATCTCAACATGCTTTCGGCGGATAGGGATTCTCTGCAGCTTTTATGGAGGTCTGGTGACATTTTTAGGCGTGGACAACATGACACCACTGTACTCATTCTGTACTGGAACATTTACAGATGCACTACATTTGGCTCTGTGTCCAGGTCATGATCTTCAGGGGACAAACGCGAAACCAATTAAAATCTGTCAAtcataa
- the LOC135787162 gene encoding hyaluronan-binding protein 2-like isoform X2 gives MNLKLCLLLLVLCAFISSAEKENHGHRHEEKDNRGHKHEEREHGRHGEAGSHGKPGRRGKGRVKALAEQFKPSDSDDDDDPNDWLFELQDMRGKCTSNLCQNGGTCEQKKDKYKCKCTENFRGRRCERRKRICSKETCGVGLCLLTSSPPYYKCKCIPPFAPPNCKIPTPCTPNPCQNNGKCVKDEEDFDCVCQEDFRGRYCQVDSEDCYTGDGESYRGKVSETEDGDECLDWNSEFVLDKGSFPATAFGASESLGPHNYCRNPDGDQKPWCFIKKDKRLRWDYCDVKKCPASKTNTTDVLPTTIAPPTTIATQLHTTLKQSPIRTTKAPRRVVPTTSKPRVTQSVTSSKGIVRTTTHRPSPTSSGNAARPSPTSSGNAARPSITSSGNTTSTVKDFLTCGKPEPKKQMNRIYGGLKAIPGARPWQVSVQAKPKASISFFRHICGGTLIKPCWVLTAAHCIDYKFEYNVLVGGLNLGLNDPPHQSLQVEKVIVHEQFRTTPSVVYNDIALLKLKETKGQCAKESQMVKTACLPKEPFADGSECTISGWGATETSDHGSAHLLDAQVLLISQEACSTNKLYEAVIDDGMFCAGYLQGGVDSCQGDSGGPLTCERNQTHYIYGVVSWGDSCGEKGKPGVYTKVIKYVDWINKIIAGN, from the exons ATGAATCTCAAGCTGTGCTTACTGCTTCTCGTTCTCTGTGCTTTCATTAGTTCTGCAGAG AAAGAAAATCATGGGCATAGGCATGAAGAGAAAGACAATCGTGGGCATAAACATGAAGAGAGAGAACATGGTAGACATGGTGAAGCTGGGAGTCATGGTAAACCTGGAAGAAGAGGAAAAGGAAGAGTAAAAG CTTTGGCTGAACAGTTTAAACCTTCTGACtcggatgatgatgatgatccAAATGACTGGCTTTTTGAACTCCAAGATATGAGAG gaaaATGCACCTCAAACCTATGCCAGAATGGCGGCACTTGTGAGCAGAAGAAAGACaaatataaatgcaaatgtacAGAAAACTTCAGAGGCAGAAGATGCGAGAGAC GGAAAAGAATTTGTTCAAAAGAAACCTGTGGGGTAGGACTGTGCCTTCTGACATCATCACCTCCCTACTATAAGTGCAAATGTATTCCACCTTTTGCACCACCAAACTGCAAAATAC CAACTCCATGTACTCCAAACCCTTGTCAGAATAATGGCAAATGTGTTAAGGATGAGGAGGATTTTGACTGTGTCTGTCAAGAAGATTTCAGAGGAAGATACTGTCAAGTTG acTCAGAAGACTGCTATACGGGGGATGGTGAGTCATACAGAGGCAAGGTTTCAGAGACAGAAGATGGGGACGAGTGTCTGGACTGGAACTCAGAGTTTGTTCTGGATAAAGGATCTTTTCCTGCAACGGCATTTGGGGCTAGTGAAAGCCTGGGACCCCATAACTACTGCAG AAACCCTGATGGAGATCAGAAGCCATGGTGCTTCATTAAGAAAGACAAGAGACTCAGATGGGATTATTGTGATGTCAAAAAATGTCCCGCATCTA AAACAAATACCACAGATGTGCTCCCCACAACCATTGCACCTCCCACCACAATTGCAACCCAGCTGCATACTACACTAAAACAATCTCCTATCAGAACAACAAAGGCACCTAGAAGAG TTGTGCCCACCACCTCTAAGCCTCGCGTCACTCAGAGTGTAACTTCATCCAAAGGAATTGTTCGTACTACTACACATCGTCCATCACCCACATCGTCGGGAAACGCTGCACGTCCATCACCAACATCATCTGGGAATGCTGCTCGTCCATCaataacatcatctggaaacaCTACTTCAACAGTCAAGGATTTTCTTACCTGTGGTAAACCAGAACCGAAGAAGCAAATGAACCGAATTTATGGGGGCCTTAAAGCTATTCCTGGTGCCCGTCCTTGGCAAGTGTCAGTGCAGGCCAAACCTAAGGCATCCATCTCCTTCTTTAGACACATCTGTGGAGGTACTCTTATCAAACCATGCTGGGTGCTGACAGCGGCCCACTGCAT TGACTATAAGTTTGAATACAATGTTTTGGTGGGAGGACTAAATCTGGGACTAAATGATCCACCACATCAGAGTTTGCAAGTGGAGAAAGTTATTGTCCATGAGCAATTCAGGACTACCCCAAGCGTTGTCTACAATGATATCG CCCTGTTAAAGCTTAAAGAAACTAAAGGGCAATGTGCTAAGGAAAGTCAGATGGTGAAGACTGCCTGCCTGCCCAAAGAACCTTTTGCAGATGGATCAGAATGCACCATCTCTGGATGGGGAGCCACAGAGACAT CGGATCATGGCTCCGCCCATTTGCTTGATGCACAGGTTTTACTGATCTCTCAGGAGGCTTGTTCCACCAACAAACTCTACGAAGCTGTGATAGATGATGGCATGTTTTGTGCTGGCTATCTCCAGGGGGGAGTAGACTCCTGTCAG GGTGACTCTGGTGGACCTCTCACTTGTGAGAGGAAtcaaacacattatatatatggTGTAGTAAGCTGGGGGGACAGCTGTGGGGAGAAGGGCAAGCCTGGGGTCTACACCAAAGTCATTAAATATGTGGACTGGATTAATAAAATAATCGCTGGAAACTAA
- the LOC135787162 gene encoding hyaluronan-binding protein 2-like isoform X1 gives MNLKLCLLLLVLCAFISSAEFKKENHGHRHEEKDNRGHKHEEREHGRHGEAGSHGKPGRRGKGRVKALAEQFKPSDSDDDDDPNDWLFELQDMRGKCTSNLCQNGGTCEQKKDKYKCKCTENFRGRRCERRKRICSKETCGVGLCLLTSSPPYYKCKCIPPFAPPNCKIPTPCTPNPCQNNGKCVKDEEDFDCVCQEDFRGRYCQVDSEDCYTGDGESYRGKVSETEDGDECLDWNSEFVLDKGSFPATAFGASESLGPHNYCRNPDGDQKPWCFIKKDKRLRWDYCDVKKCPASKTNTTDVLPTTIAPPTTIATQLHTTLKQSPIRTTKAPRRVVPTTSKPRVTQSVTSSKGIVRTTTHRPSPTSSGNAARPSPTSSGNAARPSITSSGNTTSTVKDFLTCGKPEPKKQMNRIYGGLKAIPGARPWQVSVQAKPKASISFFRHICGGTLIKPCWVLTAAHCIDYKFEYNVLVGGLNLGLNDPPHQSLQVEKVIVHEQFRTTPSVVYNDIALLKLKETKGQCAKESQMVKTACLPKEPFADGSECTISGWGATETSDHGSAHLLDAQVLLISQEACSTNKLYEAVIDDGMFCAGYLQGGVDSCQGDSGGPLTCERNQTHYIYGVVSWGDSCGEKGKPGVYTKVIKYVDWINKIIAGN, from the exons ATGAATCTCAAGCTGTGCTTACTGCTTCTCGTTCTCTGTGCTTTCATTAGTTCTGCAGAG TTCAAGAAAGAAAATCATGGGCATAGGCATGAAGAGAAAGACAATCGTGGGCATAAACATGAAGAGAGAGAACATGGTAGACATGGTGAAGCTGGGAGTCATGGTAAACCTGGAAGAAGAGGAAAAGGAAGAGTAAAAG CTTTGGCTGAACAGTTTAAACCTTCTGACtcggatgatgatgatgatccAAATGACTGGCTTTTTGAACTCCAAGATATGAGAG gaaaATGCACCTCAAACCTATGCCAGAATGGCGGCACTTGTGAGCAGAAGAAAGACaaatataaatgcaaatgtacAGAAAACTTCAGAGGCAGAAGATGCGAGAGAC GGAAAAGAATTTGTTCAAAAGAAACCTGTGGGGTAGGACTGTGCCTTCTGACATCATCACCTCCCTACTATAAGTGCAAATGTATTCCACCTTTTGCACCACCAAACTGCAAAATAC CAACTCCATGTACTCCAAACCCTTGTCAGAATAATGGCAAATGTGTTAAGGATGAGGAGGATTTTGACTGTGTCTGTCAAGAAGATTTCAGAGGAAGATACTGTCAAGTTG acTCAGAAGACTGCTATACGGGGGATGGTGAGTCATACAGAGGCAAGGTTTCAGAGACAGAAGATGGGGACGAGTGTCTGGACTGGAACTCAGAGTTTGTTCTGGATAAAGGATCTTTTCCTGCAACGGCATTTGGGGCTAGTGAAAGCCTGGGACCCCATAACTACTGCAG AAACCCTGATGGAGATCAGAAGCCATGGTGCTTCATTAAGAAAGACAAGAGACTCAGATGGGATTATTGTGATGTCAAAAAATGTCCCGCATCTA AAACAAATACCACAGATGTGCTCCCCACAACCATTGCACCTCCCACCACAATTGCAACCCAGCTGCATACTACACTAAAACAATCTCCTATCAGAACAACAAAGGCACCTAGAAGAG TTGTGCCCACCACCTCTAAGCCTCGCGTCACTCAGAGTGTAACTTCATCCAAAGGAATTGTTCGTACTACTACACATCGTCCATCACCCACATCGTCGGGAAACGCTGCACGTCCATCACCAACATCATCTGGGAATGCTGCTCGTCCATCaataacatcatctggaaacaCTACTTCAACAGTCAAGGATTTTCTTACCTGTGGTAAACCAGAACCGAAGAAGCAAATGAACCGAATTTATGGGGGCCTTAAAGCTATTCCTGGTGCCCGTCCTTGGCAAGTGTCAGTGCAGGCCAAACCTAAGGCATCCATCTCCTTCTTTAGACACATCTGTGGAGGTACTCTTATCAAACCATGCTGGGTGCTGACAGCGGCCCACTGCAT TGACTATAAGTTTGAATACAATGTTTTGGTGGGAGGACTAAATCTGGGACTAAATGATCCACCACATCAGAGTTTGCAAGTGGAGAAAGTTATTGTCCATGAGCAATTCAGGACTACCCCAAGCGTTGTCTACAATGATATCG CCCTGTTAAAGCTTAAAGAAACTAAAGGGCAATGTGCTAAGGAAAGTCAGATGGTGAAGACTGCCTGCCTGCCCAAAGAACCTTTTGCAGATGGATCAGAATGCACCATCTCTGGATGGGGAGCCACAGAGACAT CGGATCATGGCTCCGCCCATTTGCTTGATGCACAGGTTTTACTGATCTCTCAGGAGGCTTGTTCCACCAACAAACTCTACGAAGCTGTGATAGATGATGGCATGTTTTGTGCTGGCTATCTCCAGGGGGGAGTAGACTCCTGTCAG GGTGACTCTGGTGGACCTCTCACTTGTGAGAGGAAtcaaacacattatatatatggTGTAGTAAGCTGGGGGGACAGCTGTGGGGAGAAGGGCAAGCCTGGGGTCTACACCAAAGTCATTAAATATGTGGACTGGATTAATAAAATAATCGCTGGAAACTAA